The nucleotide window ATCCTTTTGTTCGGCGCGGTGTTTTGGGGCCTGCACATGGGCCTGACCCAAGGGCTGCTTGCAACGCTGGTGGCGGACACCGCGCCTGCCGATCTGCGCGGAACCGCGTTTGGAGTGTTCAACCTCGCGAGCGGGGTGGCCATGCTCGTCGCCAGCGTGGTCGCCGGAGCGCTCTGGGATGTCTACGGACCGATCGCGACTTTCCTGGCCGGCGCGACTTTCACCGCCATCGCTTTGGCCGGCCTGCTCGCTCTACGAAAGCAATTCCGGTTCAGACAACACTTCATCAGCTTAGAGCAATCGGAAACTGTCGATGGATGTGAGCATGGCCGGTAGCGAGCACAAGAATCCCAGTGGACCTAGGCGTCGAATCGTCCGGCTTCTGGCTATTCTGGCGGCGATCGGAGGTGTTGGCGTGCTTGTGGTCTGGGGTTTCCTCGCCGGACGCGGCGAGGCAACGATGGAAGCCGAGCGAGAACGTCCGGTCAAAGCGCCCTTACGCGTGTCGACCGACGGCCGGGGTCAGCCCGTCGTGACCCTCGACGCCGCAACGCGTAGGCAGAGCGGAGTCGATGTCACCAAACCAAAGCCGACGCAATACCAGGAGCAAGTCCGCGCCTACGGAACAGTGCTTGACCTCGACAAGCTGGTTACGCTGGACAACAATTATGTAACCGCCGTCGCCCAGCTTCAGAGCGCTCAGGCCAGGATCGTTGCATCGAAGGCGGCTTTCGAGCGCGCGCAGGCCCTTTCCAAGGACAACATCACAACTGTGGCGCAGCTACAATCGGCCCAGGCCACATTCGGTGCGGATCAAGCCGGAGTCGCAACGGCAGAAGCCCAGGTCAAAACGCTAAAAGCAACGGCGCTGCAGGAGTGGGGAACGGTCATCGGCAAGGCACTCATCGAGGGCGGCCCGCTGGTGACGCGTCTGATCGAACGTCAGACTTTCCTCCTCCAGATCACGCTGCCGCCTGGGACGTTCATAACGGCGGCACCGAAGGCGACGGTTCAATTCGGCGCAAGCGCCTCGCGCCATCAAGTCGATTTTGTCTCGCCCGCCACGCAAACGGACCCAAAGATCCAAGGCCTGAGTTTTTATTATGCGGCCGATGCCGCGAGCAATCTGTTGCCAGGAATGAACGTCCTTGCGTTCCTGCCGTCCGGTGCTCCCATCGATGGAATTGAAATTTCAGCCTCGGCCGTGGTGTGGTGGACGGGGCGGGCATGGATCTATCTGCGCACTGGCGCGGACACGTTCACGCGCCACGAAATTCCAACCGATATGCCCGCGCCCGGAGGCGGCTTCATCGTTTCCGTCAAGAGCCTCCCACCCACTCCGGAGATTGTGACCCAGGGAGCACAGATCTTGTTGTCCGAAGAATTCCGCGCGCAGATCCAGGTCGGCGAGGACAACAAATGACGCCGGCAACCCCCGGTCCCTCAGCCCCGTCGGGCTTGCAAGCGAATGTGATCGGCTTCGCGATCCGCTTCCGCGGCATCGTCGTGGCGTTGGCGTTGCTGCTGCTCGGCTACGGCATCCTCTCGGTTATTCGCGCGAAATATGACGTTTTCCCGGAGTTCGCACCGCCCCAGGTCGGCATCCAGACCGAGGCGCCCGGCCTTACGCCAGAACAGATCGAGGTCCTCGTCACCCAGCCGATCGAGAATGCCATCAATGGTGTCCCCGGCGTGCAATCGTTGCGGTCCACCTCGATCCAGGGGCTCTCCGTCATCACAGTTATCTTCGCGCCCGGAAGTGACATCTATCGGGATCGGCAAGTGGTG belongs to Bradyrhizobium sp. SK17 and includes:
- a CDS encoding multidrug transporter; its protein translation is MAGSEHKNPSGPRRRIVRLLAILAAIGGVGVLVVWGFLAGRGEATMEAERERPVKAPLRVSTDGRGQPVVTLDAATRRQSGVDVTKPKPTQYQEQVRAYGTVLDLDKLVTLDNNYVTAVAQLQSAQARIVASKAAFERAQALSKDNITTVAQLQSAQATFGADQAGVATAEAQVKTLKATALQEWGTVIGKALIEGGPLVTRLIERQTFLLQITLPPGTFITAAPKATVQFGASASRHQVDFVSPATQTDPKIQGLSFYYAADAASNLLPGMNVLAFLPSGAPIDGIEISASAVVWWTGRAWIYLRTGADTFTRHEIPTDMPAPGGGFIVSVKSLPPTPEIVTQGAQILLSEEFRAQIQVGEDNK